The Heterodontus francisci isolate sHetFra1 chromosome 13, sHetFra1.hap1, whole genome shotgun sequence genome includes a region encoding these proteins:
- the LOC137376718 gene encoding trichohyalin-like has protein sequence EREKRREKRRRERERKKEEREREKKGGEREREKRRRERERKKEREREREREKKEEREREKKEEREREKKEEREREKKEEREREKKEEREREKKEEREREKRRREREREKKEREREKRRREREREKRERERERKKEERKKEEREREKKGGERERKKEEREREKKGGEREREKRERERERKKEERKKEERREKKEREREKKRRREREKKRRREREKKKEEREREKKGGERERKKEEREREKRRREREKKGGEREREKKEEREREKKEEREREKGGERERKRRRERERKRRRERERKRRRERERKRRRERERKRRRERERKRRRERERKWRRERERERKRRREREKKEERERERKRRRERERERKRRRERERERKRRRERERKRRREREKKERERERKGEREREKKEEREREKKEERERERKRRREREREKGEREREKKEKRERERKRRREREREKKEEREREKKEEREREKKEERERREKKEERERREKKFLTEEEITSYRRDRIFVNLGMR, from the exons gagagagaaaaaaggagagaaaaaaggaggagagagagagagagaaaaaaggaggagagagagagagagaaaaaaggaggagagagagagagagaaaaaaggaggagagagagagagagaaaaaaggagagagagag ggagagagagagagagaaaaaggaggagagagagagagagaaaaaggaggagagagagagagagaaaaaggaggagagagagagagagaaaaaggaggagagagagagagagaaaaaggaggagagagagagagagaaaaaggaggagagagagagagaaaaaaggaggagagagagagagagagagaaaaaggagagagagagagaaaaaaggaggagagagagagagagagaaaaaagggagagagagagagagagaaaaaaggaggagagaaaaaaggaggagagagagagagagaaaaaaggaggagagagagagagaaaaaaggaggagagagagagagagaaaaaaggaggagagagagagagagaaaaaagggagagagagagagagagaaaaaaggaggagagaaaaaaggaggagag gagagagaaaaaggagagagagagagagaaaaaaaggaggagagagagagagaaaaaaaggaggagagagagagagaaaaaaaaggaggagagagagagagagaaaaaaggaggagagagagagagaaaaaaggaggagagagagagagaaaaaaggaggagagagagagagaaaaaaggaggagagagagagagagagaaaaaggaggagagagagagagagaaaaaggaggagagagagagagaaaaaggaggagagagagagagaaaaaggaggagagagagagagagaaaaaggaggagagagagagagagaaaaaggaggagagagagagagagaaaaaggaggagagagagagagagaaaaaggaggagagagagagagagaaaaaggaggagagagagagagagaaaatggaggagagagagagagagagagagaaaaaggaggagagagagagagaaaaaggaggagagagagagagagagaaaaaggaggagagagagagagagagagagaaaaaggaggagagagagagagagagagagaaaaaggaggagagagagagagagaaaaaggaggagagagagagagaaaaaggagagagagagagagagaaaaggagagagagagagagagaaaaaggaggagagagagagagagaaaaaggaggagagagagagagagagaaaaaggaggagagagagagagagagaaaaaggagagagagagagagagaaaaaggagaagagagagagagagagaaaaaggaggagagagagagagagagagaaaaaggaggagagagagagagagaaaaaggaggagagagagagagagaaaaaggaggagagagagagaagagagaaaaaagaggagagagagagaagagagaaaaaa TTCCTGACTGAGGAAGAGATCacatcatatagaag AGATCGCATTTTTGTGAATCTGGGCATGAGGTGA